From Cyclopterus lumpus isolate fCycLum1 chromosome 4, fCycLum1.pri, whole genome shotgun sequence, a single genomic window includes:
- the LOC117729982 gene encoding fetuin-B-like, whose amino-acid sequence MSVHLLVLCLALLQQGGRARPDPPGCNSPEVVRVAEEALEQINQDRTDGYILTLNRLYDLSHAHGKETGGSFYKLTIDVMETICHITSRKPWKQCEVRDISDVPVYGECEVSASVDSQVKLLSYSCALREVPATAVVDVCPDCPTAENLEEPVVKETANLSLQRFNEESRLANYFTLENVTRASSQWVNGPSYFVEFTILETVCLRTTEASELSSCPPMDCPFAHRGFCLGSHVAHEDPFEYRLPVGKKGSSLRNRKPVDVKCEIYEPQAAAVEKQAHAKADSGHTGHQHHNHTHLHPHEHTHSVTPGADLAVSESRGALGIVVERAAPLRSSPSASACPGQRRHRLGLDRLKL is encoded by the exons ATGAGTGTGCACCTTCTGGTCCTATGTCTGGCTTTGCTGCAGCAGGGGGGAAGAGCCAGGCCAGACCCTCCAGGCTGCAATAGCCCTGAAGTGGTGAGGGTGGCGGAAGAGGCCCTGGAGCAGATCAACCAAGACCGGACGGATGGATACATCCTGACCCTCAACAGACTGTACGACCTGTCTCACGCTCATGGAAAG gagACAGGTGGGTCATTCTACAAACTGACCATTGATGTCATGGAGACCATATGCCACATCACCAGCAGGAAACCATGGAAACAATGCGAAGTCCGAGATATTAGTGATGTCCCA GTGTACGGAGAGTGTGAGGTGTCGGCCTCTGTTGACTCTCAAGTCAAACTTCTCAGCTACTCCTGTGCACTTCGTGAAG TTCCTGCTACTGCAGTGGTGGATGTGTGTCCAGACTGTCCCACAGCTGAGAACCTCGAAGAGCCCGTCGTCAAGGAGACGGCCAACCTCTCACTACAGAGGTTCAACGAAGAGAGCCGCCTGGCCAACTACTTTACTCTGGAGAACGTGACGAGAGCCAGTTCACAG TGGGTCAATGGTCCATCCTACTTCGTGGAGTTCACCATCCTGGAGACGGTGTGTTTAAGGACCACAGAGGCCAGTGAGCTGAGCAGCTGCCCACCTATGGACTGTCCGTTTGCT CATAGAGGCTTCTGTCTGGGCTCGCACGTGGCCCACGAGGACCCGTTTGAATACCGACTGCCTGTCGGAAAGAAGGGCAGCTCACTCCGGAACCGGAAGCCTGTCGATGTGAAGTGTGAGATCTACGAACCACAG GCTGCCGCTGTGGAGAAGCAGGCCCATGCGAAAGCGGACAGCGGACACACTGGGCATCAgcaccacaaccacacacacttgcacCCGCACGAGCACACGCACTCTGTCACGCCCGGCGCCGACCTCGCGGTCTCGGAGTCCCGGGGGGCCCTCGGGATTGTGGTGGAGCGGGCCGCCCCGCTCCGATCCTCCCCGTCAGCGAGCGCCTGCCCCGGCCAACGCAGGCACAGGCTGGGCTTGGACAGACTGAAGCTCTGA